In Candidatus Omnitrophota bacterium, a single genomic region encodes these proteins:
- the msrA gene encoding peptide-methionine (S)-S-oxide reductase MsrA, whose protein sequence is MNRSAVRVTIGILGVIALVAFFNGRRTNTATGGRRGINMDKATFAGGCFWCMEPAFEQLDGVSEVIAGYTGGRVKDPTYEEVSGGDTGHYEAVQVIYDPSRVSYRQLLDVFWKQIDPTDTGGQFADRGAQYKTAVFYHDEEQKRLAEESRDELEASGKFQEPVATKIIEASEFYEAEEYHQDYYRKNPRAYGSYKKGSGRKDYLEEKWGGEKKTRDYEKPSKAELKEKLTALQCSVTQEGATERPFQNEYWDNKKPGIYVDVVSGEPLFSSLDKFESGTGWPSFTRPLEPGNIVEVEDRGLLTVRTEVRSRKADSHLGHVFEDGPEPTGLRYCINSAALRFIPKEDLEKEGYGEYKELFDQK, encoded by the coding sequence ATGAATAGAAGCGCTGTTCGGGTGACGATCGGCATCCTGGGGGTGATCGCTCTTGTCGCCTTTTTTAACGGACGCCGGACCAATACCGCAACAGGTGGAAGGAGAGGGATTAATATGGATAAAGCGACTTTTGCCGGAGGATGTTTCTGGTGTATGGAGCCCGCCTTCGAACAGCTGGACGGGGTCTCTGAGGTGATCGCCGGCTATACAGGCGGCAGAGTGAAGGATCCCACTTATGAAGAGGTTTCCGGAGGGGACACCGGCCATTACGAGGCGGTACAGGTTATTTACGATCCTTCGAGAGTTTCATACCGGCAGCTGCTCGATGTGTTCTGGAAACAGATAGATCCGACCGATACCGGCGGACAGTTCGCCGACAGGGGAGCGCAGTATAAGACCGCCGTTTTTTATCATGATGAGGAGCAGAAGCGCCTTGCCGAAGAGTCCAGAGATGAACTTGAGGCCTCTGGCAAGTTCCAGGAACCTGTCGCCACGAAGATAATCGAAGCTTCCGAATTCTATGAAGCCGAGGAATACCACCAGGACTATTACAGGAAGAACCCGCGGGCGTACGGCTCCTACAAGAAAGGGTCCGGGAGGAAAGATTATCTTGAAGAGAAATGGGGAGGCGAGAAAAAGACCCGGGATTACGAAAAACCCTCGAAGGCTGAACTTAAGGAGAAGCTGACAGCTCTCCAGTGCAGTGTGACGCAGGAAGGGGCCACTGAAAGGCCTTTCCAGAACGAGTACTGGGACAACAAAAAGCCGGGTATTTACGTGGATGTCGTTTCCGGAGAGCCGCTTTTCAGTTCCCTCGACAAGTTCGAGTCGGGCACGGGATGGCCGAGTTTTACCAGGCCGCTGGAACCCGGTAACATCGTGGAGGTAGAGGATAGAGGCCTTTTGACCGTAAGGACGGAGGTAAGGAGCAGAAAGGCTGATTCTCATCTCGGTCATGTCTTCGAGGACGGTCCCGAGCCCACAGGTCTGAGGTACTGCATAAATTCGGCAGCACTCAGGTTCATCCCCAAGGAGGACTTGGAAAAAGAGGGCTACGGAGAATACAAGGAGCTGTTCGATCAGAAATGA
- a CDS encoding glutamate racemase translates to MTSTRNRPIGIFDSGIGGLTVVRSVRRYLPDEDIVYFGDTARVPYGNKSKSTVIRFSREVMDFMISKKVKMVIVACNTASSLSLASLKRNYKIPVIGVITPGAEEAIKFSSNRRIGVIGTNSTVASGAYQKAINKIDRRYKVFSKSCPLFVPLVENRFFADPITRHVARLYLNGLKKKNISSLILGCTHYPLLKGIIGQVMGEVKLVDSSIAVAKYAKRSLKQNDLRPQRRRRKGKARFYVSDDPEGFKRSAGIFLRKSIKVSKVTI, encoded by the coding sequence ATGACTTCAACCAGAAATAGACCCATAGGCATATTCGATTCCGGTATAGGCGGTCTTACGGTCGTAAGGAGCGTCAGAAGATACCTGCCGGATGAGGATATCGTATATTTCGGGGATACCGCACGTGTGCCTTACGGTAATAAATCTAAATCGACGGTTATACGCTTCTCCCGTGAAGTAATGGATTTTATGATCTCTAAAAAGGTCAAAATGGTGATAGTCGCGTGCAACACCGCATCCAGTCTCAGTCTGGCCTCGCTGAAGAGGAATTACAAGATACCTGTCATCGGTGTTATCACCCCCGGTGCGGAAGAGGCTATCAAGTTTTCCAGTAACAGGAGGATCGGGGTAATAGGTACCAACTCGACCGTTGCCAGCGGAGCCTATCAGAAGGCCATAAACAAGATAGACCGCAGATACAAGGTCTTCAGCAAGAGCTGTCCTCTTTTCGTGCCGCTGGTGGAGAACAGGTTCTTTGCTGACCCCATTACCCGGCACGTGGCGCGCCTTTATCTGAACGGCCTTAAGAAGAAGAACATCAGCTCTCTAATACTGGGATGTACGCATTATCCGCTGCTTAAAGGTATTATCGGGCAGGTCATGGGCGAAGTAAAACTGGTAGATTCATCTATAGCCGTGGCCAAGTACGCCAAAAGATCCCTTAAACAGAACGATCTCCGTCCGCAAAGGCGCCGCCGGAAAGGCAAAGCCAGATTCTACGTCAGCGACGACCCGGAAGGGTTCAAAAGGTCCGCTGGCATATTCCTTAGAAAAAGCATAAAGGTGAGCAAGGTAACCATATGA
- a CDS encoding fumarate hydratase has product MSTRQVDVARVSDAVEELFLRANTVLRKDVTKALKDLYEKEQKPLPKKMLGVLLENRDIAEKKNIPICQDTGVAVVFLKVGRSVAFTGGELMDAVDAGVRRAYEKGGLRKSVVEDPVLRGNTGTNTPAFVHAEIVPGDKIGITAMPKGFGSENKSVLCMLDPTSGEDAITDLCVESVRSTGPDACPPYVLGVGIGATADLCCLLAKKALLRDVDSSNPAQHLGRLEQAIKEEVNRLGIGVMGLGGISTVMGVNIEAAPTHIAGLPVAINLSCHALRSADMVI; this is encoded by the coding sequence ATGAGCACGAGGCAAGTGGATGTCGCCAGAGTCTCCGATGCCGTGGAGGAACTGTTCCTCAGGGCCAACACGGTCCTGAGGAAAGACGTGACAAAGGCGTTGAAAGACCTATACGAAAAGGAACAGAAGCCTCTTCCGAAAAAGATGCTGGGAGTTCTTCTTGAGAATCGCGACATAGCCGAAAAGAAGAATATACCCATCTGCCAGGATACCGGTGTTGCGGTCGTTTTCTTGAAGGTCGGCAGGAGCGTGGCCTTTACTGGCGGGGAACTTATGGATGCGGTGGATGCGGGTGTCCGCCGTGCATACGAAAAGGGCGGTCTTCGCAAGTCCGTCGTCGAAGATCCGGTTCTCAGGGGGAATACCGGTACTAATACGCCCGCTTTCGTGCATGCCGAGATCGTTCCCGGGGACAAGATCGGGATAACGGCCATGCCCAAGGGGTTCGGCAGCGAGAATAAAAGCGTGCTCTGCATGCTAGACCCTACAAGTGGAGAGGATGCCATAACCGATCTTTGCGTCGAGTCCGTCCGAAGCACCGGTCCTGATGCCTGCCCTCCTTATGTTCTTGGTGTGGGTATAGGCGCTACGGCGGATCTATGCTGTCTTCTCGCCAAAAAGGCTCTCTTAAGAGATGTTGATTCAAGTAATCCGGCCCAACACCTGGGGCGGCTTGAACAAGCTATCAAGGAGGAAGTGAACCGGCTCGGGATAGGGGTGATGGGGCTTGGAGGGATTTCAACGGTCATGGGCGTTAATATCGAAGCGGCCCCGACTCATATAGCCGGCCTTCCCGTGGCCATAAACCTGTCGTGCCATGCACTTCGCAGCGCGGATATGGTCATTTAA
- a CDS encoding TRZ/ATZ family protein, which produces MKRISAPLQKDQIKDLKPGEEVLLAGTVYTARDQAHKRMALALEKKEALPLELDGQVIFYCGPTPPGERVIGSCGPTTSSRMDPFTPAILRAGVKGLIGKGKRSPEVARAIKEKGAVYFIAPGGAGAYLSERVRQSRVVAFEGLGTEAIYMLEVEDFPLVVGIDSQGRDIYAKEEGEQ; this is translated from the coding sequence ATGAAAAGAATAAGCGCTCCATTACAGAAAGATCAGATAAAAGACCTGAAGCCTGGTGAAGAGGTCCTCTTGGCGGGGACGGTTTATACGGCGCGCGACCAGGCGCATAAGCGCATGGCACTTGCTCTGGAGAAGAAAGAGGCCCTGCCGCTTGAACTTGACGGGCAAGTCATCTTCTACTGCGGGCCAACGCCTCCGGGCGAAAGGGTCATAGGCTCCTGCGGGCCCACCACATCCAGTCGGATGGATCCGTTCACTCCGGCCATCCTGCGGGCGGGCGTTAAAGGCCTGATAGGAAAGGGGAAGCGTTCCCCTGAAGTCGCAAGAGCCATAAAGGAGAAGGGAGCGGTGTATTTTATCGCACCCGGCGGCGCGGGCGCGTACCTCAGCGAGAGAGTGAGGCAGAGCCGTGTGGTCGCTTTCGAAGGCCTGGGGACCGAGGCGATATACATGCTCGAGGTGGAGGATTTTCCTCTGGTGGTCGGTATAGACAGCCAGGGAAGGGATATTTACGCGAAGGAAGAAGGGGAACAATGA
- a CDS encoding ribonuclease PH — translation MRRGGRTAVSLRKVNVVTDYIKYPEGSCLFELGNTRVICTASIEDGVPLFLRGQGTGWITSEYSMLPRSCQKRISRESTKGRKSGRTHEIQRLIGRSLRGVVDLDALGERTIWMDCDVIQADGGTRCASITGSFIALCMALEKLKKRGIFDRLPLRHFLAAVSVGVVDGKSLLDLDYDEDSRAEVDMNVVMTDSGKFVEVQGTAEREPFSQSVMDELMKLARRGVKKLIKEQKLALKGVV, via the coding sequence ATGAGAAGAGGCGGAAGAACAGCGGTAAGTTTAAGAAAGGTCAATGTAGTTACCGATTATATCAAGTATCCGGAAGGTTCCTGTCTTTTTGAGCTGGGCAACACGCGCGTCATCTGCACGGCCAGCATCGAGGACGGGGTGCCGTTATTTTTGAGGGGGCAGGGAACCGGATGGATAACCTCCGAATATTCGATGCTGCCAAGGTCCTGCCAGAAGCGGATCTCCAGAGAATCCACCAAAGGCAGAAAGAGCGGCAGGACCCACGAGATACAGCGGCTTATAGGCCGTTCCCTGAGGGGAGTGGTGGACCTGGACGCTTTGGGTGAACGGACCATATGGATGGATTGCGACGTGATACAGGCTGACGGGGGCACGCGGTGCGCCAGCATAACGGGCAGCTTCATAGCTCTCTGCATGGCGCTGGAGAAGTTAAAAAAGCGCGGTATTTTTGACAGGCTTCCTCTGAGGCATTTCCTTGCGGCGGTGAGCGTGGGTGTTGTGGACGGCAAGAGCCTGCTTGACCTTGATTATGATGAAGATTCCCGGGCGGAGGTAGACATGAACGTTGTAATGACCGATTCGGGCAAGTTCGTGGAAGTCCAGGGTACCGCCGAAAGGGAGCCCTTCAGCCAGTCGGTGATGGATGAATTGATGAAACTAGCCAGGAGAGGCGTGAAAAAACTCATCAAAGAACAGAAGTTAGCACTGAAAGGAGTGGTTTGA
- a CDS encoding XTP/dITP diphosphatase, whose translation MLEILVATHNKNKRREISALLSGYRKKTKVKNLDDLNTQPPMIVENGKTFRQNAVKKAVTVSKYFNGLVVADDSGLEVNALGGKPGVRSARFARAKATDLENNQKLLKLLEKMPKKDRKARFVCNIALAAGGILLETFEGTIDGRIVSSPRGENGFGYDPLFVPEDHDKTFAEMAPAYKNKISHRGRALRKMKRVLKKYVEAN comes from the coding sequence ATGCTGGAGATACTTGTGGCTACGCATAACAAGAACAAAAGGCGCGAGATAAGCGCGCTTCTGAGCGGATATAGAAAGAAGACCAAGGTCAAGAACCTGGATGACCTTAATACCCAGCCTCCCATGATAGTTGAGAACGGCAAGACGTTCCGCCAGAACGCCGTGAAAAAAGCGGTAACTGTTTCAAAATATTTCAACGGTCTGGTGGTTGCGGACGATTCCGGTCTTGAGGTGAACGCCCTGGGCGGTAAACCCGGGGTACGTTCGGCGAGGTTCGCCAGGGCCAAAGCCACCGATCTTGAGAATAACCAGAAGCTTTTGAAGCTTCTTGAGAAGATGCCTAAAAAGGATCGCAAGGCCAGGTTCGTATGCAATATCGCGCTTGCCGCAGGTGGCATCCTTCTTGAAACTTTTGAAGGTACAATTGACGGCAGGATAGTAAGCAGCCCCAGGGGCGAGAACGGGTTTGGTTACGATCCGCTTTTCGTGCCCGAAGACCATGACAAGACCTTCGCTGAGATGGCGCCCGCGTACAAGAACAAGATCAGCCACAGGGGAAGGGCTCTGCGTAAGATGAAGAGAGTGCTCAAAAAATACGTGGAGGCGAACTAG